From Desulfurobacteriaceae bacterium, one genomic window encodes:
- a CDS encoding DUF4282 domain-containing protein has product MLKKLLDFRFETFITPYILGAVLGILYIVAVLGWLGYLFTGDGSFIERLILLVIGLPLSIVGIRVWVESIVSIVKIAENTSKIVEELEAFKKLRDK; this is encoded by the coding sequence ATGTTAAAGAAGCTTCTTGACTTCAGGTTTGAAACTTTTATTACTCCTTACATTTTGGGGGCTGTTTTAGGCATTCTTTACATTGTAGCAGTTTTAGGATGGTTAGGATACCTGTTTACTGGTGATGGTTCTTTTATAGAGAGATTAATTTTATTGGTTATTGGTTTACCTTTATCTATTGTGGGAATTAGAGTTTGGGTTGAAAGTATAGTTTCTATAGTGAAGATAGCAGAAAACACTTCAAAAATTGTAGAGGAACTTGAAGCATTTAAAAAATTGAGAGATAAGTAA